The genomic segment aaacattgtttttctcaGTAGGTGCAGTACAACATTACAACACTTCAAGGAAACACTTTTTGAGAATTATTAAAACATCTATAACAATAAGTATCATCTGTATTTtctaactgtaaaataaattgtttttactatttactaGCATTACTACACTTTTCAGACAACAGTGTTTATACAACGATATATTACCTTTATTGTATGTGCATATCTATGTTTAAAGGATTTTTGGCTTTGTGCTTTTGCCAAATGAATAatttctgtctccttttctttcttgtaGTTGAAGGAACTTTTAACACAACACAATGGCAGGTAAATATGTTCATTAATCATATAAGGCAGAGGCAggcttgtgttttattgtactCTACTGCCCTCTTTTGGTAATTCTTGAGATTACAGTGGAGGCTACTAATAATTGCGCCTAAATGAAATACTATACATTTAAGATGATTAATATAATACAACTaagaaaaagaacacatttcacattttgtcttaattttttcataatgtttctttcattcttttgctGATTTATTCAATTCGTAGATCAAAGTAGTCAGTAGTCAATGTGAATAGTTGTCTAgctacattacatttttaggtGGCAACtattgccatggcaacactgTTTGAGCGCTAGcaataataacacacaaaagcaagctCAGTCAAAGCAGTCTAGTGGACCAGGTGACACTCTGCCCTGCAGCTTAAAGAAATGGGAAACAAGTCTTCTCATGAGTTCAAGTTTTCCCGTCGAAATGGTTTGTTATAAACACCCTTCTTTGTTAAATTAACCTTTTTGCCTAGTCACATATTTGGACTCAATCTGTTTCATTAATGCCTGTTTCAGACAAAATTAAAGATGCTAAGATCATCTTTGTTGTGGGTGAGTACACTttttggcagcaacacatttggCCGCTGAGAGCTAGCTAAAGTTTGTCCTTCATGCTAATATTGTCTGTCTCTTTCCAGGTGGGCCTGGCTCTGGAAAGGGCACCCAGTGTGAGAAAATAGTTCAAAAGTATGGCTACACACACCTGTCATCTGGGGATCTGCTCCGTGCTGAGGTGGCTTCTGGCTCTGAGAGGGGCAAACAGCTCCAGGCCATCATGCAGAAAGGAGAGCTTGTGCCCCTGGTAAGAGAGTTGTGGGgcttctaatttaatttaatcttttttcatAGCTAATTGTACTGATTAAATAGAGAACTGTCTGCATCTGCCTGTGCAATATAAAATATGTGCACATATTTGAGGTTAGAATATGTACTATTAAAGATTTTTTATCAGACATTGTGAAGTTTGATCATAATGTATGTGAGCAACTTGCAGGACACCGTCTTAGACATGATTAAGGATGCCATGATCGCCAAGGCTGATGTCTCCAAGGGCTTCCTTATTGATGGCTATCCCCGTGAGGTGAAGCAGGGTGAGGAGTTTGAGAAGAAGGTAGGAGAGGCCATGGGAGATGTGGGGTGTGTAATGAATGTACAACAGAacagctggggaaaaaaagcttgaaTTATGAAACTCGTATTAATTCCAGATTGGCAAACCCTGCTTGCTGCTGTACATTGATGCAAAAGCTGAGACCATGGTCAAGAGGCTTTTGAAGCGTGGTGAAACCAGTGGCCGTTCAGATGACAATGAGGAGACCATCAAGAAGCGCCTGGATCTGTATTACAAAGCAACCGAGCCAGTCATTGCCTTTTATGAGAGTCGTGGTATTGTAAGGAAGGTACGCGTATGACTGCTGTACTGGTGAATATTAAAACCTGAATATTGCTTGGCATTTGACATTTCTGCTGTCACCTTTCCTTTCCTAGATTGACTCAGAGCTGTCAGTGGATGACGTCTTCAGCCAAGTCTCCAAGGAAATTGATGTACTGTAGTAAATCAAGATAACCATTTG from the Channa argus isolate prfri chromosome 18, Channa argus male v1.0, whole genome shotgun sequence genome contains:
- the ak1 gene encoding adenylate kinase isoenzyme 1, which encodes MADKIKDAKIIFVVGGPGSGKGTQCEKIVQKYGYTHLSSGDLLRAEVASGSERGKQLQAIMQKGELVPLDTVLDMIKDAMIAKADVSKGFLIDGYPREVKQGEEFEKKIGKPCLLLYIDAKAETMVKRLLKRGETSGRSDDNEETIKKRLDLYYKATEPVIAFYESRGIVRKIDSELSVDDVFSQVSKEIDVL